AgatgatgaaagagttttcgggcaaagaaattaaACAAAAGCCAATTTTGTCCCAACTTTAGGCATTGAAAGATTTGAAGAATTGGTGTTTTATTGATCGTTTTTAGTTTGAGCTCAGATCCTTGGCCAACTAATGAGTTTGTCGTCCCTCATAGCGTTGTAGCTTGGTTTGATGCTTAGAAGGAGTTCCACGTTGCGATCTTTGTTCCTGCAAAAAGAATGAaatacacacatacatatattgCAATGCAGAATATATTAAGACGTGATGTAAATGATGTAGGAATGATAATGTTTGGCTATCGGCAagccgttatttgggatcggGATGACTGGATACTTGAATTTGACTCGATTGTTAGCCGGGTTGTGTGTGTTCAACAACTGTTGGATCATTGAGTCTCCTCGTGTTGGGATTAGTTAACTTGTAATGTATAATGAATCCCCGCTTACTGGGAGAGTTTTGCATTGAAAATGTTAAGTATCTCTGCTTAATGGGAGTGTTTGACTTGTAGGGTGCATCTCCCGCTTGTCGGGAGAGTTTGCACTGAAAATGGAAAGTATCTCTGCTTGATCGGAGCGATTTTTCTGAAATGTAAAGCATCTCTGCATGCAGGGAGTTTCTGACTTGAAAGAAAAACATGATCATGCCTGTAAGCTGCATGAGCAAAACATCAAAATATTCGAAATAACAGTAAAGGAAAACAAAATGCCCAAGAGATACACCTGACTGTGAGGCTAAGTTGTGGCCATCGATTGGCAGAATGTTAGAGATAAGGTTTGCAGCTATCTATGCTGATCTCTGATGTGATGGAGTGGCTGTGCGGATCGCTCCCGTTGGCGGAGCGGATATTTTGCTATATACAGAGCTTCGATCAGCGAAGCCGACACTTGATTTGTATAGGGCGCTGTGATCGATTGAGCTGATGATTTATTATATACATGGCTCCAATTAGTGAAGCCAGCGACTCATttttgtacaaggtgctccgGTTGATTGAGCGGACGATTTGCTATGTACAATATGCCTTGTTCGCGTTAGCGGTCTGGTTTCCAAATACCTGTAAATGATTCAAGAGTTAGTTTTAGTTATACAAGGAAAATTTGAAATAGATAAAGAGAGATGATAGTCATGAGAGAGTGACGGATCTGTCATTTGCCCCAGTGTATTTCCAGCATTTCCTTATGTCCTATTCGCCCTGTATTCAAAGAAGAATTCAGCGGGGGGATATTGGTTGAATTACAACAGACTACTGAATCCGAtaaggattgcctacgtattccttctAGAGGAAATCAAGTCGTGGCGTAGTTTCGAGTAACATAGAAAAAgatatttggattttctattacaaagaaAGGGGGAGAGAGAAACTaaaccctacgtgggttgcctacgtatccctccatGGGAAATCAGATTGAGCGTAGTTCTGTTATAGCCAAACCCTAACTCTATTGTCTTCAAacgtagtatctcttgattgcatcTCAGTTGATAGGATTTGTGATGACTCTTCCGTCCATCTCTGCCAGGATTAGAGCTCATCCTGACAACACTCAGTGGACCACGTAAGGAACTTGCCAATTTGGtgcgaactttcctttggcttcttcctGGTGGgggaatattttcttcaaaaccaatTGCCATGGTATAAACTAGAAAGACTTCACCCTtttgttaaatgcactggccaCCCTATTTTGATACAGCTGACCATGGCATACTGCATCCATTCTCTTCtcgtcaatgagcatgagttgctcaTGCCTGACCTGTATCCATTTTGCATAGTTTAACTTGGGTTCTTGGATTACTCTTAAGCATGATATCTCAACCTCTGCGGGTATCACAGCTTCCGTTCCATATACCAACATGTGTGGTGTTGCCCCAGTGGATGTTCTCATGTTGCTTTGATAACCCAGTAAGGCAAAGGATAACTTCTCATGCCATTGActatgattgtccactatctttcgcaGAATCCTTTTAATGTTCTTGTTGTCTGCTTCAactgctccattcatttgtggcctgTAGGCTGTAGAGATGCGGTTGACAATTCTAAACTTCTCGCAAATTTCTCTCAtgagatcactgttgagattaTCTTCATTGTCAATGATGATTGACTGGGGTATCCTAGATCGACAGACGATGTTGTTACGAACAAAATCTGCCACTACTTTCTTTGTGACAACTTAGAAGGTAGATGCTTCGATCCATTTGGTGAAGTAGTCAATGGCTACTAAGATGAAACGGTTCCCATTTAATGTGGAGGGCTCTATAGATCCAatcacatccatgccccaagcgtcAAACGGCCAAGGCGAACCCATTACATTCAACTCATTAGGCGGAATATGGATGAAATCCCCGTGgatctggcactggtgacacttctgtaCATAGCATATACTATcgctttccatggtcatccaaaagtatccggtTCTTAAGATCTTCTTGGCTAAGGTTAAGCCAACATATGGGGTATGTACGTTCCTGTGTGTATTTCTTCTAACAATCTGGTTGCTTCAACGgcatctacacatctcaacaGACCCAAGTCTGGGGTCCTCCTATACAGGACTTCCCCATTAAGGAAAAAGTGATTTGCCAGCCTTATGATCCCCCACTTTTGACTATTAGTAGCACTTTCTAGGTACTCACTTGCTTCGAGGAACCTTTTGATGTCGCGGTACCATGTATCATCTGGCTCTTCGTCTACATGAAAATAGTACGCATGTTGATCCCTGATTCCTACCTCTATAGGGTCAATATAATTCTTATCTGGATGCTGAATCATGGATGATAAGGTTGCAAGAGCATTGGAAAACTCGTTCTGGATCCTTGGAACGTGCTTGGACTCGATCTTTGTGTACTTCATGCATAACTCTTTTACACAGTGCAGGTATGGAAGGATCTTGATATTTTTGGTGGACCATTCTTCATTAACTTGATGTATCAATAGATCAGAATTCACTATAACGAAAAGCTCTTTGATGTTCCTGTCGACTGCCATCCTGATCCCAAGGATGCACGCTTCGTACTCAACCATAGTATTGGTGCAAGGGAACCTAATCTTTGCTGATGTTGGATAGTGCTATCCTGATTGTGAAATTAGGACTGTCCCAATTCCTACTCCTTTGAAATTTTtcgctccatcgaaaaacattctctaTCCAGGGTATGACTCTACGATATCTTCTCAGGCGAACAATACCTCCTCACCGGGAAAGTATATAGTGAGTGGCTCATAATCCTTGTTCACTGGACTCTCTGCAAGGTGGTCGGCTAAGGCTTGTCCTTTGATGGCTTTCTgcgttatgtacacaatgtcaaattcactgagaagaatttgccatttagctagctttccTGTAGACATCGGCTTCTAAAAGATACATTTGAGCAGATGCGTGGTGTATGCTGACATGTAATGCCTCAATTTTTAGTCAATCCAAGTCAAAGCACAGTAGGTGCACTCTATCAAAATGTATTTGGCCTCACacggtgtgaacttcttgcttaagtagtagatggtCTACTCCTTTCTTCCGGTTTTGTTGTGTTGTCCCAACACACAACCAAATGCATTATCTAAGACAGACAAGTACAACAACACTGGATTCCCAGGCTCGGGATGAACCAACACTGGTGGATTTGACAAATTCTCCTTAATTTTTTTGTAGGCTTTCTGACACTCTTTTGTCCACTTTGTAGCAGAATCCTTTTTCAGCAGCTTGAAGATAGGTTCAAAAATTACTGTGGACTAGGCAGTGAAACAGCTGATGTAATTCAGTCTACccaggaaactcatcacatccttcttgctTTTGGGCGGTGGCAACTCTTGAATAAATTTGATCTTTGAAGGATCTAATTCTATCACTTTTCTGCTTATGATAAACCCTAGCAATTTTCAAATAGGTGCAAGTCTTTCCAGTTGTTcgatctcttgtgggagattATCTTGCATCATACTCTCATCGTATTCCTTGTAATCTGGATCACTTTGCTCGAgggtttcgttacatgtcataatcgcggAACGCGGATTTTTATCGTTtcgattactaaaaagaaaaactaagtataaatgaagcgATGAATTTGCAATAATTTTAAGAAAACAATTCTtattatttcatcaaaagaggaatGTATGAGCGTtgagagaggcaaatgacaaaaaagtaTAGACACAGTTCAAACATCAATTGACCGTGCGCTCTTTTTAAAAGTTTTACAATTCCATAATACCAAGATTCTCGGCGAACCAAAGACGGGCTGGTGATCCAATTTCATAGGTCCTCTCTTGGTTTGGCATCTCGGATGGTCTGTGTCTTGATATCAATTCCTTCACAGCATTCCTCGATCATGGTCACGAACAACCTTCCCATTCCATCGATAATGTCGTCCTCTAGAATTGAGATCTGACCGGTACCCGAAACACGCTAtggtacaaaagccttttcctcgAAGCTATCGGTGCAGGTCTTCCCAGCGGGAGGTTGATACCGTATGACGGCTCTTTCTTTCTGCCCATTTGGCTCAATCGTCTCTATTATCCAGTCTAATCGGTCTCCCAGTCCGATTCCTGATCTATATCCGTACTTCATCATTTGCCTCATGGCCATCATTAAAATATACGTTGACTGCATTCCCAGGTTTTGCTCAATCTCTTATATTTTGGTGGTCTGCATGATCTCAACTGCGTGGAAAATGACCCTGCCTAATCCCTCTATGAACGAGACTACATGTTCCAGATAAGCTGAGTGGCTCCATTTTTCATGGACTACGATCTCTTTACAACCCCATTCGAACTTCATACATTGACAAAGGGTAGATGGGACGACCCCTGCCATGTGTATCCAAGGTCTTCCTAGCAGTAAGTTGTATGAAGATGAAATATCCATCACTTGGAATAGTTTGGGAAACTCAACTGGTCCAATCTGCAGAGCCAAATAGATTTCTCCAATGACATCCTTCTGCGACCCATCAAAAGCCCTTACTCTCACATGACTATCCCTGACATGTCTCAGATGGATACCCAACTCTCGTAGAGTAGAGAGCAGGCTGATATTGACTCCTGATCCTCCATCAACCAGTACTCGGTACACCACCTTATCTCCACATTTGATAGTGATGTGTAGAGCTTTGTTGTGACCCACGCCTTCGATAAGAAGCTCATCTCTTCGGAAGTGATCATATTTTCGTCGACAATTCAAATGGTCGCTTCCAGTACCTCACTTAAAACTTTTATCAAGGCATCTTTATGATTGTCATAACTCATCAAAAaatccatgattgatatttgcGTCGGAGTTTTCTTCAGTTGTTCCTCCACGAAGTATTCTTTGGTTGACATCCTTTTCCAGAATTATGCGGCCTCCGGATCTGTTATATTTCTTCTCTAAATCTGTTCCCTTCCTAGATTCCCTTGGTTTACATCCTCAAGGGCATAACACCTCCCTGACCTAGTCATATCGTGACCCGCTGCAGAATCCGTCATCTTGGCTTTCTCTTTGTATTGATATATCCACGAGACTATTTTCTACTCCCGATCCTCTTCAACCCTCGTAGCAGCGGTGGGCTATTGCTGGTATGTCTGAATTATCACCATAGGTTTCAATTGTACAATGATCATCAGAGTTCTTTGAGGTGGGCCTCTTGCAGCCTCAGAGATTTCTAtcgtgacaatggttcctttcaAGTCATATTCTTCGTCCAGGGTGATCATGTTAGCCCCTTGATTTCGGTGATTTGGTAGAAGATTGCGGTTCATATTGGGCGGAGCTGGGGTACAATGAACGGCTCCACTTTTGATCAATGACTCAATTTTATTTTTCAGTCTGAAACAATCTTCAATATCATGCCCCGATACGTTTGAGTGATACACGCACTCTTTGGTTGCATCAATATATTTTAAGGGATGCTTAGGAACCTTTCCTTCTATCGGATGTATCAAACATGCTCTCCTCATTTTTCAAATAGTTGGGCCAGAGGTTCAGTGATGACGTCCTAATCTACTACTAAAAATTAAATGgatacggtcgcatgcaatataatttacccaactatgagtcggggtcgaatcctacagagaacaatatgtaggagATTAGgtgtgtaagagaattatcacttattattcTAAGTCAAACACTTAAAATATGAttgtgaaaatattatagctaaatgcggaaatataaactaacctagaaagcaaataaaatgatcaatggctacaagcatggatgcattgggaattacacttaAGCAACAATCCAATGTATTTcccgattttacaaatatgagagagtttatgttaattagcctctggtaataattttatattagcttctttcgaagactaacaagacttcctaattgaattatccctaaaataattaatagattaagcacacccgaatatggctacaagtagttcaatcttatgcctaggtagaatctataaagtgagggttaaagcctcaagttcttgttaattaatctttcccaaccacAAATTATCTTTCCTAAAATTAATTCcaagttaatgggcgagtcctagggttagctaatccctttggaaacattaaagaacaagaataattaaagaaataataactcacttcaataTAACTAAAAATCATTCagtacataagcacaacaagatagttaatccacactttaaacatgaatatttccataaacaagattcaagtgttggaaaaaatactacacacttagatattcaatacaaagtaaggaaatgaagaaatgagcataaatgagtaagaaattctcaaccaaaagcttcaaatcttcaagacccaagtgtgtgtgtgtgcaagaaccctagctccaaaacttgtcttctctagtctaaggactgaaaaataagccaaataTATTTTACCAATGatctaggtcgtgtattaaatggtttggggATCAAAACATGAAATTCCATTTCTACCCAAAACTACCCTGAAAacgtgctacgcgatcgcatagagaatAATGCGATCACGTTTCACAACTTCTACAACACTTTGCGATCGCATACAGCACACTGCATTTGCGTAGAACGTTTGACCGAGCTTAcccttttccttcttcgcgatcgtgtatTTTCAACCGCGTTCGCACTGTTTCGCATCCTGGACTTCTACGATCGCACATAATCTTACGCAATCGCACATCACAGTTGACCAGCCGATGACCAGCCTTTCTTGTTCTTGTTCGCACAGATTCAACCGCGTTCGTACTGCTTTACCATCCTGGGCATCTGCTATCGCGTATAACCTTCTACGATCGCACAAATTAATCACTGGCAGTCgtccttttttcctttttaacaccttttgacttgttttcttccatatcttctctaaatcacttgatacctgaaatatACTAATAAACCTTAATAAATGACTTAGTTTCTCAATAAAATCTTACCAAATCCTAAGTATCAAGACGAgatcaaacccccaaacttaagctattgcttgtcctcaagtaaTACAACAACTAAGAATCATTCTTCAGTAAAATCAACAATTAAGCTCAATGGCATACCAAACAACATTTCAAGTCATAAAGGTTCACATTAAACATAATCTAGTGACTTcggttggtaccaacaattaatccaaAGCATATGAATTGTCAACACCACATTAATCAGAGTAGCAACCAAGTCATGACACTAAAGCTTTAAAATTTGCCTCATTATCACAataattttcttttgttcattCCTCCCAATTGGAGATTGGATTAAgttcacaacccaaaatttcatgtgccctcacacttaaTAGAGAATCCCAACTTATAAATTGCAATTTTAGCACAAATAggatatcaaatggaaagaatAAACTCTCTCGCTCACAAAGATATTGAAATGCACAAAAGTAATgtcataggcttgcccttcatgtatttctccactaatatagacacacttggttcaaaatcaagtaggacttaaagGATTGTAATGTAGATTTTTGGCTAAGATAGGGCATAATTTGGATAAGAAtgactcaaaacctccctaagcactacaatttgcaacaattaaaacacactTCCTTCAAATacgttttctattattttcttcacttttcaatCCACTTCTAATCTTTCTTTTATTCACAACTCCTTATTTTTCCTtcccttttcttctttcttactcCATTTTTTTTTACCTTTCACCTTTTAAGCACCTTCAATATCACAACTTTTTCAATCTtcacccccaaacttaggcttttagcctatgttTATACTTTCAAAGTACATAGGGAGGTAGGGTGCCAAAAGATAGATCAATAAAGAATGAAGGGTtaaagcttgtaacatggttgccaGAGAAAACGTTtaaaggctcaaaggggttgactagggaaaatATGCAAAGGTAGGAAATTTAAGGGACAATAACGGCCAAACAAGGcctaacatcatttttcaaaACAAGTTAGTCTAAGATTTCACCTTGAAGCACATTTcggacaagttctagactacaaataatgcaagagaactCACaacaaatctcaccacacatggcacatgcaaactcgagtgacatataaatccaaaatccaattaaAACCAATGACCCCAAAGAAAATTATATATAGCCTAAAAGACTAttaaatgaatcaattagccaaaaaTAGAACCTAAAAGTCACAACAAGGATTATCACTTTAATCATTTTTCATCTTAAAGATCAAAACTTCATATGCCAAAGTTTAAATCATGTTGGTACCAAAAAAGCCACATGTTGGTTTATGTACAAAAAGATCATACCCAATTAACCaatttattcactactagctactaaactaaaaatatttttaccaaaaaataaaaataaaagctagacaagactaatcccttaagaaagttttCACGCtatccatcatagggaaaagtcacccggttcgACACAAATTAtttccttggaaaagaacctcggcataaagaaaaatcaaagatttTAATTAATACTACTACAA
This region of Nicotiana tomentosiformis chromosome 4, ASM39032v3, whole genome shotgun sequence genomic DNA includes:
- the LOC138909778 gene encoding uncharacterized protein; the protein is MSTGKLAKWQILLSEFDIVYITQKAIKGQALADHLAESPVNKDYEPLTIYFPGEEHYPTSAKIRFPCTNTMVEYEACILGIRMAVDRNIKELFVIVNSDLLIHQVNEEWSTKNIKILPYLHCVKELCMKYTKIESKHVPRIQNEFSNALATLSSMIQHPDKNYIDPIEVGIRDQHAYYFHVDEEPDDTWYRDIKRFLEASEYLESATNSQKWGIIRLANHFFLNGEVLYRRTPDLGLLRCVDAVEATRLLEEIHTGTIPQSIIIDNEDNLNSDLMREICEKFRIVNRISTAYRPQMNGAVEADNKNIKRILRKIVDNHSQWHEKLSFALLGYQSNMRTSTGATPHMLVYGTEAVIPAEVEISCLRVIQEPKLNYAKWIQVRHEQLMLIDEKRMDAVCHGQLYQNRVASAFNKRVKSF